One Phragmites australis chromosome 23, lpPhrAust1.1, whole genome shotgun sequence DNA window includes the following coding sequences:
- the LOC133905956 gene encoding protein FAR1-RELATED SEQUENCE 5-like encodes MTFGSVVEARGYYNAYAKRIGFSIRTNTSRRSGITKVLKKIQFVCNKEGKGKKSKTDENTEEPTDDSDEDDSEQDDVDLPHERAIKRGGGGHGGKKRKREKMKYTQCKARMTVKLIGARWHVIYFIAEHNHPLITKPSLTKWLRSHKSISKEEKAFITMLHGCNMTTGRIMQLMAEFYGSIELVPYVGKDVSNFRSTLRTTEKYKDMQETLDYFEELKVQDDPDFFYKFKLDNDYKIQNLFWVDGSARKAYEAYGDCVSFGMTYMTNMYDMPFAPFIGINRHAQSFQLGCAFLRNEKTDSFVWLFKAFLEAMKGKAPLNIITDQDGAMRRAIELVFPNTNHRNCRWHIMDKASGTIGPYLSSNQELKDEFTDCINYSVTPEEFEVKWDAMINKHGLGDIQHFQHLYSIRKSFVQAYYMHCFYPFLQSTQRSEGFNAVLKRYVNPNLSILLFVKQYEKIQQKCLVAQDGQDFRTDDNERHTWSKYPIEKYASTVYTKGIFYKFSKEFEKTAEYDVQEHEMPYQYKLVPNDKFVEDYGTKIL; translated from the coding sequence ATGACATTTGGCAGTGTAGTAGAAGCAAGGGGATACTACAATGCATATGCTAAGAGAATTGGTTTCTCAATAAGGACAAATACCTCGCGCAGATCAGGAATTACAAAAGTGCTGAAAAAAATCCAGTTTGTCTGCAACAAAGAAGGGAAAGGGAAGAAAAGCAAAACTGATGAAAATACTGAGGAGCCTACAGATGATTCAGATGAAGATGATTCTGAACAAGATGATGTTGATCTACCGCATGAGCGAGCCATTAAACGGGGTGGGGGGGGACATGGtggcaagaaaaggaaaagggagaAAATGAAGTATACGCAATGCAAAGCAAGGATGACTGTGAAGCTAATTGGTGCTAGGTGGCATGTAATTTATTTCATAGCTGAGCACAATCATCCACTCATTACGAAGCCCTCACTAACAAAATGGCTTAGATCACACAAAAGCATATCTAAGGAAGAAAAGGCTTTCATCACTATGTTGCATGGCTGTAACATGACCACAGGGCGCATTATGCAGCTAATGGCTGAGTTCTATGGCTCCATTGAACTAGTACCGTACGTAGGCAAAGATGTCAGTAACTTCCGGTCCACACTTCGTACCACTGAAAAGTACAAAGACATGCAAGAAACACTAGACTACTTTGAAGAGTTGAAAGTGCAAGATGACCCTGATTTCTTCTACAAGTTCAAGTTGGACAATGATTATAAGATTCAGAACCTATTCTGGGTGGATGGTTCAGCAAGGAAGGCATATGAGGCATATGGTGACTGTGTTTCATTCGGTATGACATACATGACTAATATGTATGACATGCCCTTTGCCCCCTTCATTGGAATAAATAGACATGCTCAATCGTTCCAGCTAGGATGCGCATTCCTAAGGAATGAGAAGACAGATAGCTTTGTTTGGCTTTTCAAAGCATTCCTTGAAGCGATGAAAGGCAAGGCTCCCCTTAATATAATAACAGATCAGGATGGGGCTATGAGGCGGGCAATTGAGCTTGTCTTCCCTAATACAAATCATCGAAACTGCCGGTGGCACATAATGGATAAAGCTTCTGGAACAATTGGTCCATACCTTTCATCTAATCAAGAATTGAAGGATGAGTTTACAGACTGTATTAACTACAGTGTAACACCTGAAGAATTTGAGGTGAAATGGGATGCTATGATTAATAAGCATGGCCTGGGGGACATACAGCATTTTCAGCATTTGTATAGCATCAGAAAGAGTTTTGTTCAAGCGTACTATATGCATTGTTTCTATCCTTTCCTCCAATCAACTCAGAGAAGTGAAGGGTTTAATGCAGTGCTGAAGAGATATGTGAATCCAAACTTATCAATACTGTTATTTGTGAAACAGTATGAGAAAATTCAGCAAAAGTGCCTTGTTGCTCAAGATGGTCAGGACTTTAGGACTGATGATAATGAACGACACACATGGTCAAAGTACCCTATTGAGAAATATGCATCAACTGTGTACACAAAAGGTATTTTCTATAAATTCTCAAAGGAATTTGAAAAGACTGCAGAATATGATGTGCAGGAGCATGAAATGCCCTACCAATACAAGCTAGTACCGAATGACAAATTTGTTGAAGACTATGGGACTAAAATATTGTGA